In Aricia agestis chromosome 5, ilAriAges1.1, whole genome shotgun sequence, the genomic stretch attttgtgaacatttcaagtgcctatctgctGCCATTATTGAGATCGAacgaaaaaaaaagcaaaaaaaatctcgtttgttgtatgggaaccccccttaaatatttaatttattttgtttttagtatttgttgtacagcggcaatagaaataagTACGTAATCTGTAAAAAtccaactctctagctattaccgttcttgagttacagcctggagacagacagacagacagacatcgaagtcttagtaataagcatagctgggcattaataactcgttaatccattaatcgttaattaacgaagttaacattttggttaacggattaacttttaagataacttttaaaaatattaacggagtcgttaacttccgttaatatgcagaagtccgttaatcgttaatccaatgcctactatttaccgcatggcaccgcggcgcggcgcgcaaacaggttcagacagatagcagagtagacagaatgatagagtatgccgacttagaacttatgttgaaatttttaaatttgacgtattatgacgaaaatcgtcgctagggttgataacttgttacctacgaatttaaaaatatgacatattcgatggacgtattcctctttggtcgtattgttgtttgtgttttggcacatgcaaattaaattgtcagaatccaattttgaaatctttattttaaatatttaaaaataaattatatcagccagcgcgaggcacattccgttcataatcctagtgaaacccgacgaatttgacagatattgaaacctgtccgtctctttgcagtcgaactactggtagttatgtctattgtgcagatagtatgaaacgacaagtgccaggcgggcgggcagcgcggcgacgcggcacggcagcagcgagtgaaacaaaagcaatactagatacattttcaggcgcgcgcgagtgagaagagatatTTTTCGTTTTAtgatttcattactcagcgccggtgcttatggagagagtgatttgtttattgttattataaatcatttgcatgttgataaagaagagtgcagtataatttagttaggtagaaattagaatacaataattatagaagtaagtattttgttttgttcctaacattttaacttccaaaaccttaaaccaacaggttttgtatgtacactaacgcaatgatataagttacaacaaggccatattacatattaacggattaacgattaacgttaacttgagttaattcgtccgaaatgtaacgctttaacgtttaacgaagctaacattttttttaacggattaacgattaacgaagttaagtATTTGATTAACAGTGCCCATATGGGATAGTAATAGGataatttgacgtgggagagccatgcttcggcaagaatgggccggctcgaccggaggaggaataccatgggctcacagaacactggcgtgaaacagcgcttgcgctgtgtttcgccgagtgagtgagtttaccggaggcccaatcccgtacccttttcctgcagctcttctgatgctacgagtgtccatgggcgacggcagttgctttccactgTGTTATACGCTTGCTTCGAAAGTACAGACAatcagtttaataatattattattgcgctCAAGAAGATAAGATAAACGTCAGTTTTTCTGGTAAGTGGGAATTAGAAACgcgttacctactctgcgcaaaatgaagtgttgcaaacaaaatatattttcagtcacattaataaaagtaaattttaaccTGATACTAGGTATCTAtactgccccccccccccccccccccccccccctgctaaaatcctgggtacgcctatGTTATTAATTAGTTATTTATGACTAGCCTGTTTATTATTAGGTCGTTATAATATacagtacctattatttctatAGCTTGTACCAGCCTAATTTAGAAtaattagtaatagggtcccgtttttaccctttgggtaaggaaccaaaaaaaaaacatagactACCTCGTAAAATATGAAAAAGCCTACTGCTCAATTTTATAATGCCTATTTCTTATAGGTATAGTAGATAACAGAGAAACACTTAAAACGTAGATATTAAATTCTTATCGGTCCCATATAAAATCCTTTACGTGAGCAAACAGATCGGCTGGAATAAACACAGACGAAAATAGTATCAAACACTACACAATTCAACGTCAAAACGCCGTGATAGGCGGTGAATGGTGATTCGGTGAATATTATTGACttgtgttttttttctgtttttaagaaaataataatattattgtgtttcttttataatacctaagtaattataattgttGGGCGTTTAATGACTCAAAGGTATTGAActtattttcatattaaattcATCTAATAAGAAAAAGTGTGAGCTTGTGGTGGTGTGTGTTCTTAGATTTTAATGGTTTTTACAcagtcagtgccgtaaatagggcggtgccaccggtgcccaggcacagggcgtagactctggggggcgcaagaaataagaattgtcagaccagacagatccttatttttcgaattgctcccgataagttcccgctgcgccccagagatgtttcccaatgtagtaaaaaatattcccaatgtagtaaataaatatatccCCAGCCGAACATAACTCgagcggcgcggctcgtggctcgcgcgcgagtgtaaatcgagtatTAAGCTGGCTTCCCACGGCCTGATTTCTCACAGTGCCAGGACAGACCGACAGGCCATGGGAACCGTCGCATCCGATGAGGCCTGCGGTGGCCTGATGTCGCCCGTTCGATCCATCGGAAGTCGGTAAGTTCaaaggcgcggcgcggcgtggcGCAACGGTGCCTGTCGCGGCCTGTACGGGCGCGTCTGCGTCGGTTGTAATCGTTCATTTTACCTGCGGCCGCGCCTGAGCGTACACGCAAATGATGGAGTGGATGAACGAGCTGATATTCGAGTTTTTAGCTCTTTAGAAAATTAACAAGCTTTGGAATAATTCGTCGCCtcaacataaaaataagaatgatTTCTATAATGCGTGGTTACGCATAAAAGCTAATTTATCAGCAGGAGCTATCCCTATCACggagttaaaaaatttaatgtcTACCTACAGAAAGTTGAAAACCAAAATTAATGATTCTATAATGATCCTCCGTATCACTGCTCATGTTGGAATGTCAGTCAACAGGCTGACATCTGCCGTGGGAACACTCACGTACAGGCCGTGACAGGCCTACACAGGTGGGGCAGCGCCTGGCGAGGCCTGTCGCCTAGCGGGTCGTGGGAATCCACCTTTAGAGTTTTAGCCATCTGATTCATTCATCTCGTAtaatacgagatttatactcgcgtctcgtggctcggctcgcggcgcgtctcgcagctcgcgtcgaagcgcgagtgtaaacacaaagctcacgtccccctcgagctcctttggaaatcgctcccgacgcgagccctgCGAGCCGCGCCGTGAGACGAGAcgcgagctcgagtttacactcagggctcgcggcgcgtctcgcggctcgcctcgtggctcgcgcgcgagtgtaaatcgactatcagagaaattgtttTACAGGTGATAgcggaccaacgtcatttggtcgggctatgtcaattcaatgtgatGTGACCGgatcacggagctaatacaattAGCTCCGTGGACCGGATTGACATACCTACTATGTTAAACAAACATATTAGCTCCGTGGACTGGATTGACATACTATGTTAAACCAACATATTAGCTGCGTGGACTGGATTGACATACCATGTTAAACCAACATATTAGCTCCGTGGACTGGATTGACATACTATGTTAAATCAACATATTAGCTCCGTGGACTGGATTGACATACTATGTTAAACCAACATATTACCTCCGTGGACTGGATTGACATACTATGTTAAACCAACATATTAGCTCCGTGGACTGGATTGACATACTATGTTAaaccaatatattttattattagctcCATGGACTGGAttgacataattttatattaaaccaacataatttggttgcgttacgtcaaaccataaagttatagtttgtgcgttataagatgatatgggtgacagttttcatattccttgctacgggtttttttttacaagaaaacaaaaaaaaacaaaatgtaataaattatattccatctacaaaaacaaatgtttcctataattgtaaatgaataaaaaataaaagttgctaaatgctaacttattaatataaaattataaatattaactgtgaaataggagtataaaattattgttacgaaaacatttgaaaaatatcagatgcatgaaacggaacttatgtcaatagagattgactctgttgaatcgaaatcaaatcgataaaaaagggcggccttcttaaatcgccggcaccactgaattgtcagtacgaaatcgataatttcgattgcaatttctttacgaagtgattccatttttttaaattatcgattaatgtttgttaggtaacttacctactattgtcaattataatgtgtcacgcatatcatcataaaacgcacaaactataatatacctagcgaggTATAATAAGTATATGCGTCAAACCTGACCAACGTGCCGActgccgacagatcacgattgACATTGAAATGATATAAACCGTTATCCGACTAAAagacgtaggtccaccatcggCCTGTGAAAAATTTATTTGATCGTACATTAATAAGTGAAAGGGTTCATGGAAacgtgattataataataatgtggaAGTGGAATTACCTTAAGTAGGTATATCCTAAATAaaaatgtctttatttattCTGCACCAGGCAGGCTTAGGCAACAGTGCTTTAAGTAGGTATGATTTTTTGCAGGCAAGTCTATATGACTGAtttggtaataaaataatctaaaatttgATATACTTAACTTTCGATTTAAGTTAGGAGAACGATGGAGCCACCTACATTGACTTACCTGTTCACATCGGCTTGCCAGGCAAAGAAATGAGTAGGCAATTCATTTGGTTatcaaaagaatgaaagtgatgaaaaaaaaaatcgattatagttaatttaattaaaaaggcatgtatttaaatcaataactGTATATTcacttttctcgatcaaaatatttgaaagtttcaccaaaaatactgacttgcacactaattatgcaccctaaataatgcgaattcagcatactatttaaagttatttgcgaaactgttttactgaacgaataactattgcTAAAATAGTTTATCTAagaattccttagttcaacaaacatactacaactttttaaaggaaaaccatcacctaaattacttttaggaacatcatttattctaaataaaacacaatttaatctcttatgttcatattataattaagaacacataaaaatcatcaagtgctaacctaacatggactaaactttggcacagtgaatggtaactcagttaacaataataataaacaatcggcaaagagcgagtcggattcgcgcacaaagggttccttaccgatatattgcaaaatatttaagcctccggcttaggaattgcactctaggggttgacaagctactaaagaaaaaaaaagaaaaaacaactggcttcaattatgagtcgacggagccccgctacgcggggctcctacttctgggtggttcacaaaaaataaccacgatggctaaggcgggagcgtagcgcagcgtagctcccgccttagccatctaacctaacccaatcaagtcgtattgggccaacattgtaattaattatttaagaatcattaatggGTCCACCCACGTGGATCGATGCAGATTTTCCCCGGAAAAAGTATGTGGAAATATTCCGAAATCCAAACTTAATagtaatttggctcattactttttattctgctaaaaatataaacaattaccaaaaaagtgcagtgacttgtatgagaatcatatgagaaaagcggtcacgagtttccgccgtcaaccgacccgcggcgttgccgtagcttagcaacgatatccaagaggcctatagaaattgattttattgtggtgcctTTTGATGCCTTttgatatcgtttttagaaattcctttgtaagattgtccaatttagagtgcaagttagtatttttgataaacaatttaaatgttagttttacaaataatatatcagatgtatgaaccatatttttggtgtgaattcggttataaaggtcgtctcgttttgtatgatgtttaagttttttttgagggacatgttcagttaatcaattgttttttttatcagcattagtttttctggtatgcattcagttaattagcggagttaaggtagtgtgctgaaaaattattctgatgtgcatttaataatatcccaattaaaaatagccatgaacacttttagataggcaagtaattataagcatatttgctacgaataataaaaacttaggaatcgtaactcccatactattaccgttttaaatttggttccttttgatctgtcatgtaacatcagcctagtaccgctcaaggtcacctaaatattgcaaatgtattgaaatgtgtacctaaggtacacttttttgacaagtattgtggagcatgttttttgacggaattacttttctttagtttttattattcgtagcatatttgtttataaattatatttgataaaaaatatgtatcatctatggttatcagatcggtgaaggtcgatCTCCCACCTGCTCTTAGACCATTTAATTAGGGattgtcattattattatcacccACGCTGCACCTAAAACGGAAGTTATTGCTGTGTTTATAATTCAGTTAGCAAAGTAGAAAGAAGCTAGGTTTgcgttttaatattatgcttttgactttgataatattaataattttggaTTAGTGTTGGTTTATTTACTCCTAAAATCTGTGGTTTATGCCtcgttttattttacataatatagaccgtacaaaatataaagaaaatattttctcaAAGTTGATTAAGATTTAAGAGGTAGGTACTGACATAGGTACAACTTGTACCTATGGTAGGAAGgtattaggtacctacttgtATCGTACAAGACGTAATACCTTCCTACCTTATTCATTATTAATGATTTCTTATTTTGcagacaaaaatatttattacgaaAATATGAATACTACAGAACTTTTAGCAGCCTGGAATTTTTTGTATACTCGTAGTAGAAACATTTGTATTCGTTCTTACGATTTATCAGATGGTTGGCTTTATTACATGCGAAAAATTTTTATGCgtaagtattaaaaatgttttaaaatttcgCGCGTTTTTTGTTAACTTCAAGTATTCGTGAACTGTAAAACAGTTTTGGCTTCGAAGTGCATGTTAACTGAAATTAATGGGTGTTAAAAACGAAATTTTTGCAGCGTActtatttgatttaaaaaatatgatatatttttgGCAAATGGCTATCTATGAAATTATTACGAAGAAGATGTACAAGATTATTTGAGCTGTCAATAATTGTCATTTGTCTTTTTTGAGTTTTGTccatagattaagtattatagtatagatgacgtagtcttagcccgtcatcgcgtggccattttgtgcttattttcatacaagtatattttcttgaatatttctatttgtcgattatttcgaagcacattatgatacaggaaaaaaagtcatttagttcatgatatcgataaactatagttcaagttttttttttttatgaaataagggggcaaatgagcaaacgggtcacctgatggaaagcaacttccgtcgcccatggacactcgcagcatcagaagagctgtaagtgcgttgccggccttttaaccttttaatccccaagcggccggatccggccgccacagattatactgcagcaattccgtctacacccaagcggccggatgtggccgcgctctttcgttcgattgaattacgtatttcgttgacttagagactacttttgtatgaagaagtttggttagttatgatctacgataaatttgccacattctgaatgcaaaatattatacaatctgtggtcgacgaatatttgtcagtcatttgaaaatcgtgaatgtttcgtgtgtgttctgccatgttgtgttgtttgtttgatattattgatggatttaacgaatgtaagtagtaaaatagtttaatttattaattataatttataaatagttttagataatcatttgaaagaaatacttacatcgtaataacttctagtttacacgagaaaatttggttgttatttatgtgatttgaacgcgatttgtttaatatttttgtaaataattgacgttaaaagcgtatattatcgtgtacaaaacgaattagatcctagtaatagtatataatagtatcgttttaataaaataatcaagataaaaattacctatttataacggctttttgccggccgcggccattttgaactttatttgtattgcactaaggacgaagtttgcttgtgtataataccaaaaccggtttttattactcttatctcttatctgtttattgataacaagttaagttatttcaaagaattgtttacataaacagtttgtatagctctgtgttattgagattataataatgtattaatatatttgttgcgaaatagttagaaacatagatttcaaagtttacagtgatgagacaaatatcacatctgactaaatactatattatgatggcttgatagatagaaaatttaacatatattataatatttttcacacaaacataaaatatggattagatgtaaggttattacattatttgttcaaagagggtaggccgggtgccattttttttttgcaaaccacgtaccctacatttttgcaaagattttggcacttactgaagggttaagagggaatagggtaatacgggagggtagggaagggaagggaagggaatagttgagggtagggaagggaatagggtaggggttaggggattgggcctccggtaaactcactcactcggcgaaacacagcgcaagcgctgtttcacgccagttttttgtgagaacgtggtatttatccggtcgagccggcccattcgtgccgaaacatggctctcccacgtataaaagtgatgatcaagtgatgagaatccgtaaacacatgtaaaaagctatgcaatttttgtagccaaattattaattaatgtgacatttttagcactaatgccataaatagcacgaataagggattattaaacttataaattatctttttagcttacaaaaataccgattgaaaagcccaaaaaacgttgttcaaaaatttattatttagcggaaccacaaaactcaacaatatctagcattaaatgttcactaaaaacctttattaacacttttattacatgaaatatgcagaccgactcccttgttatgtcctagtaagtaggacataactttacacgcttttgacgtttatacaccgatataaggctctctccagtctatagtatcTCAATGGTTTTGTCATTCGCTGTCACTTGTCAGATGTCGGcgagtgtcaactgtcaaagtGCATAATTCGAAAAATTCTTTTGAGGATAGAATTTgcctaaaattacaaaaaaaatggctGCTATTGGAATGTGCGAAACCCCTGGTTGTAAATCAGTTGCACAGTTGCAATGCCCGACTTGTATAAAACTCGGTATACAGGGCTCGTTCTTTTGTAACCAGGACTGCTTCAAGAAATCCTGGAAAACGCACAAAGTCATTCATTCACTAGCAAGTAGGTCTTTATAGGTTAGGTTTCTCTTTATTTTAGTGCAATATAACAGTGATGATTTGTTGTAGAGGGTGAAAATACTGATGGTTCAAACGTCGAATTTAATCCTTGGCCGTCCTACAATTTTACCGGTAAGCTGCGGCCTTTCCCACCGGGACCCAAGCGTACTGTACCGCCGCATATAGGCCGTCCGGATTACGCCGATCATCCCACCGGCTTCCCTGCATCAGAGAATGAAGCGAAGGGTTCGGGTCATATAAAAGTTCTTGACGATGAGGAAATCGAAGGAATGCGCGTTGCTTGCCGACTGGGAAGAGAAGTTTTAGACGAGGCAGCCAAGTGAGTAATGTACTGGTGAACTTAAGTTAAATTTTGTGTGTGTTATGCTTACTTACAACTTTATATGTGGCAGTGCAAACAAAAAGGTACCTTGTCACGGGTATTGAGTAATGCATAGTAAAAAGTAGATTAAATTTGCTATCAATACAAAAAAGAAAATTCTGGCTCTAGGTGGAACcactatttttttatacatttttgaaaTTGGACTTCTGTAATCCATAAGTTGAGAAAGTTgcacttaaattaaaaatgcaatatttttattcctATTCTGCATATTTCAGGGTTTGTGATGTTGGTGTGACTACAGATGAAATAGACAGAGTTGTTCATGAAGCTTGCATTGAAAGGGAGTGCTACCCGAGCCCGCTGAATTATCACAATTTCCCCAACAGCTGCTGTACGTCAGTGAATGAGGTTATATGCCACGGGATACCTGATACACGCCCATTAGAGGTTGGTCAAATTTTACGGCTTTTAGCTTACCACACAATTATACCCATGtacaaaataaacaagtaaAAGATATGGGTAAGGCCGCCAGAATTGTCAAATAGTTACACAAAAGATTTTGTGTTACGTTACACAAAAGTGACACAATTTTTGGATAAAGGTGGTTTCATAATAGTGAAATAAATtacctacaatttttttaattttatttctataagACGATTTAATACAAGACAAAATGTGTGTCTGGGTTGGTTGGTTGACACAGGTGTACAACATGTAAGTAACTCACAACATCAAAACCATTACTACGGCTCATCATTAAATCATTAAATCAGCTGTTCCATACTTTTCAAGTGAAGTCAGTTGAAATAAAATTcctattttttttcacattttaagtgttatttccatacaaaagtcatTTGTGATGATGAGCCCGAGTAGTAGTTTTCAAGTTATGCGTTAATTTAGTTACACAAAAGACTTAGAATTTACAAcaattttagataatatttcgGTTATTTATTGCAACTAGGCATTAATGGGCGATTTATAATATACCTTTGACCTCATCGCTAACAAACTaatacaactagctgttgcccgcgacttcgtccgcgtggacttcagtttatagcgcgcggtgtcaacaaaattggtgtcaaaagcctggtaccccttaaatcaaaatacccaaaacagccgtgtagtgtgcacaaaatatgtttttttttatttaattaaacttttttataccaaattttaaagcatatttagcattacacaactttagctttgcccaatgcccataaactatttattattggtagacaaactgtttctgatatctatattggtaggtgagttatttaataacatgtataacaatcgaaataatcgcaaatattaactcaacatggtaccatctcttatagaaatacatatgagcaagcgatagcgcgatctaggcgactcttggcgccatctgttccaatttttggaactaacttaatttgaacaaatttatgcATAAACAcctccttacaacccctttttccagtaagaagtagcctatgtcctttctcaggctttaaactatctgtgtacaaaatttcattacaatcggttagttataaaaatattgaattgcaagcaaatgacaaaaattagttttattatttttaatttttatacatgaaagtactaaataatatacttagtagggacgtcaacatgatccaggggggggcagccgcccccccctgccccccccccccccccctcggtacgcccatgatttgatatctaagttggtaggtgagttattacttattagttattaacgtgtacttataacaatcgaaagaatcgaaaaacgtaTCTCAACAGGGTACCACTTATAGAAATActcatgagcaagcgatagcgcgatctaggggactcttggcgccatctattttgagtttttggaactaacttaatttgaccaaatttacgcattttcacctccttacaacccctttttccagttaaaaagtagcctatgccctttctcaggctttagactatctgtgtacaaaatttcattacaatcggttcagtagttttggcgtgaaagcgagacaaacagacagagatactttcgcatttataatattagtatagataacattaaaatatctgTTTATTACCTCAGAATTcacatttacttttatttttttccacataAACAAAAACGTAACAACCAGTTTAGACTCATTTACTCCTGAAACAATAAACCTagcatttttttcttaattttgttgaTGACAGTGCTGCCGTGCTAACACTGCATTTGCACTTTGACTCTTTAAATAGTAGCTTTGTTATAAAAATTCGTCATACAAATAATAcgtaacacaaaataaaaagccatattttatttttaactatcgATAAAACAAGTCAGTTGAAGGGCTTTcgcaacaatattaatattagagcAAGGGACTATCATCTAATTCTTCGATGGTATACTTATTATTCAGATATTCTCTTCAATCAAACGTCAAAAACGTCACACaaataaattgacaattttggcggccatatacatttttaaattgaatattttggttttaaatagtccataataataatttgtaatatcAATTTCTAATCAGTAATATTGAGTTGAGACACAATCTTTACAATATACTCTTAAATGTCTTATTTGTAGGAAGGTTTTCTCAATGTAAAGACCAAAAATATCCAAATTTTGACATATCTAactaaatatgaattataaaactttttctttCTTACTTGAGACTGGCAAATGTTTTGcttataaaaaagaagaaggaaATTTGATGATCAAAATGTAATttcccaatttttataattattgatttgtAATTTACAGGATGGTGATGTGTGCAATGTGGACGTGACAGTTTATCATCGAGGCTTCCATGGTGATTTAAATGAGACATTCTTTGTTGGAAATGTGTCCGATTCTACTAAAAAGCTTGTCCAGGTCACATATGAGTGTCTCCAGAAGGCTATAGAAATCGTGAAGCCGGGGGAAAAGTATAGAGAGATTGGCAATGTGATTCAGAAGCATGCTCAGGCACATGGCCTTAGTGTGGTCAGGTCGTACTGTGGCCACGGAATTCATAGACTCTTTCACACTGCTCCTAATGTGCCACATTATGCGAGTAAGTTTCATTTgtcatttttaaattagtagTTATATTGCTAAGAATAGCCTTTTGTTCAATTCACCACCCagtaaatattacaataagaGTTGTTTAATTAGCAATAGTTGAATGTGGTGAAGTTGCCCCTTCTCTGGTTGAACAAAAGgctataataatctatatattaatacgtgagccaaaaactttgtatcccttttgacgaaaaatggggaaacgtaggtgaatgaaattttgcacagttatagtttatatggtgaaggagtgcatcgagctaatattattttgaaattatgcgtttatcatacatttttttaacaaataaaatattacacacactacaacacacagacaaggaaaaattacagatttttg encodes the following:
- the LOC121727200 gene encoding methionine aminopeptidase 1, yielding MAAIGMCETPGCKSVAQLQCPTCIKLGIQGSFFCNQDCFKKSWKTHKVIHSLAKGENTDGSNVEFNPWPSYNFTGKLRPFPPGPKRTVPPHIGRPDYADHPTGFPASENEAKGSGHIKVLDDEEIEGMRVACRLGREVLDEAAKVCDVGVTTDEIDRVVHEACIERECYPSPLNYHNFPNSCCTSVNEVICHGIPDTRPLEDGDVCNVDVTVYHRGFHGDLNETFFVGNVSDSTKKLVQVTYECLQKAIEIVKPGEKYREIGNVIQKHAQAHGLSVVRSYCGHGIHRLFHTAPNVPHYAKNKAVGVMKPGHCFTIEPMINEGGWRDEQWPDHWTAVTADGMRSAQFEQTLLVTETGCDILTQRASGRPWFMDQLENLK